In Mesoaciditoga lauensis cd-1655R = DSM 25116, a genomic segment contains:
- the rapZ gene encoding RNase adapter RapZ, producing the protein MEVVVVSGMSGAGKSTALGVLEDMGYFCMDNVPPDILFNMIKIMKHPAVEKKRFAAVVDVRTGKSFGSISDVISKLEEMAVKVRIIFLDAKNDVLINRYNLTRRRHPLSDGKTSIRELIEKEREMLSEIREIANYVVDTSLMNSHELRRRIVEITEGKTSRSLKLYVESFGFKYGVSANSDFIFDARFLPNPYYIKELTDKTGKDPEVIEYFEQFDVVREYISRIEKVLDFVIDNYSKEAKDVLYVSVGCSGGKHRSVYIAQTLASHFKDKVEVSVLHRDIER; encoded by the coding sequence ATGGAAGTGGTCGTAGTTTCCGGAATGTCTGGAGCAGGAAAGTCCACAGCCCTTGGTGTGTTGGAAGACATGGGGTATTTTTGCATGGACAACGTTCCCCCTGATATTCTGTTCAACATGATAAAAATAATGAAGCATCCTGCGGTGGAGAAGAAAAGATTTGCAGCTGTTGTGGACGTTAGAACTGGTAAATCGTTTGGCAGCATCAGCGATGTTATCTCAAAATTAGAAGAAATGGCCGTAAAAGTCAGGATAATCTTCTTAGATGCAAAAAATGATGTGCTCATAAACAGGTACAACTTAACCCGAAGACGGCATCCACTATCCGATGGTAAAACTTCCATAAGAGAACTCATTGAAAAAGAGAGAGAAATGCTTTCAGAAATCAGAGAAATTGCAAACTACGTGGTTGACACCTCCCTGATGAACTCCCATGAACTGCGCCGGCGCATTGTTGAAATAACAGAGGGAAAAACCAGCAGAAGCTTGAAACTTTACGTTGAATCGTTTGGATTCAAATATGGAGTATCGGCGAATTCAGATTTCATTTTCGACGCGCGTTTTTTGCCAAACCCGTATTACATAAAAGAATTAACGGATAAAACCGGAAAAGATCCGGAAGTAATTGAATACTTCGAACAATTCGATGTAGTAAGAGAGTACATATCCAGAATAGAAAAAGTCCTTGACTTTGTGATAGACAATTACTCAAAAGAGGCCAAAGACGTACTTTACGTCTCCGTGGGATGCAGTGGTGGTAAACATCGATCTGTGTATATAGCCCAAACTCTTGCATCACATTTCAAAGACAAAGTAGAAGTAAGCGTGCTTCACAGAGACATAGAAAGGTAA
- a CDS encoding ABC transporter ATP-binding protein yields the protein MPNITLKNITKRFGDVEVVKNLNLEIQDKDFIVLLGPSGCGKTTTLRMIAGLETPTSGEITIDGKVVFSSEKDINVPPNKRNVGFLFQNYALWPHMTAYRNIAFGLENLKWKKEDVRSRVSDLAKLLKIEELLDRYPAELSGGQQQRVAIARTLAPNPSVLLMDEPLSNLDAKLRMEMRSELKRLHLEIKSTFVYVTHDQLEAMTLATKVSLMKKGVLQQFASPMEIYDEPSNTFVADFIGNPSMNLLNVTCENVGNVMCTLKYGETLLHFKSDKLKGNLQKGQELILGLRPEDIEIKGKDSTTGMPATIHSILSSGKESVVRVKAGNDFLTISVFGRLNMSMDQKCFLEFNSAKYLLFDKKTGEKVGLGKIEIAKRTEVK from the coding sequence ATGCCAAATATAACCCTTAAAAATATCACGAAACGCTTTGGAGACGTTGAAGTGGTTAAAAACTTGAACTTGGAAATACAAGATAAAGATTTTATCGTTTTGTTAGGCCCTTCTGGATGTGGAAAAACCACCACACTTAGAATGATAGCGGGGCTTGAAACTCCGACAAGTGGTGAAATCACGATAGATGGAAAAGTTGTCTTTTCAAGTGAAAAAGACATAAACGTTCCTCCAAACAAGAGAAACGTGGGCTTTTTATTTCAAAATTACGCCCTGTGGCCTCATATGACTGCTTATCGAAATATAGCCTTTGGGCTTGAAAATTTGAAATGGAAAAAAGAAGATGTAAGATCAAGAGTTTCTGATCTTGCCAAACTTCTCAAAATTGAAGAACTCCTGGACAGATATCCGGCGGAGCTCTCTGGCGGCCAACAACAGCGTGTTGCGATAGCAAGAACGCTGGCGCCAAATCCATCTGTTTTACTTATGGATGAGCCGCTTTCCAACCTTGATGCCAAACTGAGAATGGAAATGCGCTCGGAGCTGAAAAGGCTTCATCTTGAAATAAAATCAACCTTTGTATACGTTACGCACGACCAGCTTGAAGCCATGACCCTTGCCACAAAAGTCAGCCTTATGAAAAAAGGCGTTTTGCAGCAATTTGCTTCTCCAATGGAGATTTACGATGAGCCTTCAAACACTTTCGTGGCTGACTTCATAGGAAATCCATCTATGAACCTCCTTAACGTTACCTGTGAAAACGTTGGTAATGTAATGTGCACCCTTAAATACGGTGAAACGCTTCTTCATTTCAAAAGTGATAAATTAAAAGGTAACCTTCAAAAAGGCCAAGAATTGATCCTTGGATTACGGCCAGAGGATATAGAAATAAAAGGAAAAGATTCTACCACGGGCATGCCGGCAACCATTCACTCTATTCTCTCCTCAGGAAAAGAAAGTGTTGTGCGTGTGAAAGCTGGAAACGATTTTCTGACGATCTCCGTCTTCGGACGTTTGAATATGTCTATGGACCAAAAATGTTTTTTGGAATTCAATTCCGCGAAGTATCTTCTCTTCGATAAAAAAACTGGAGAAAAAGTTGGACTTGGAAAGATAGAAATAGCAAAAAGAACGGAGGTAAAGTGA
- a CDS encoding ABC transporter permease subunit, protein MYFSKPQNVIMIVLLVILTYLVVLPLVSIVLDTFKVHSSELMRIRGANVGDFTLYHWKGVFTGRFSSYIFYKPLWNTLLVATVTSIIALSIGGFLAWLVTRTNLKYKKSISTLIVFPYIMPSWTLAMAWLDFFKNERIGGAQGLFTALTGIVTPDWFAYGFFPIVMVLGLHYIPFAYILIGGTLRNMDANLEEAAVILKTPRLRIIRKITIPIVMPAMLSTLLLVFSSGMSAFAVPAFLGSPVRYQVLTTQLFRTLNGVNPGYGYLIGLFMIGVGTLVLTINQILLGKRKSFTTVTGKSSNISLINLKKARFSISIVILVALLLVTVIPLGVFAIQSFLVEPGNYHLSNFSNIFWVGKGSPDIANGEPGILRNKYIYMALWNSFALSLLVALIAGSVGILVGYAVVKTRGKPLSSLLDKLAFFPYLIPSMAFSATYLSLFAVRRGIIPPLYGTFLILVLIGSVKYLPFASRAGITSLLQIGKEIEEAAIIFGVPWWKRMFSIIIPIQKPSFLSGFLLPFISSMRELSLYILLVTPSTQVLTTMLFKYNQKGWTQYANAIVLLIVVVVLLSNFIINKVTGASVDKGIGG, encoded by the coding sequence ATGTATTTTTCCAAACCTCAAAACGTTATCATGATTGTTTTACTTGTGATATTGACCTACTTAGTGGTATTGCCGTTGGTGTCGATAGTTTTAGATACTTTTAAGGTCCATTCTTCTGAACTTATGAGAATAAGAGGGGCAAATGTTGGAGATTTTACCCTTTATCATTGGAAAGGCGTTTTCACCGGCAGATTTAGCTCTTACATATTCTATAAGCCCTTATGGAACACCTTGTTGGTGGCAACTGTAACATCCATAATTGCCCTTTCAATAGGCGGTTTTTTGGCGTGGTTGGTTACAAGAACGAATTTGAAGTACAAAAAAAGCATTTCAACTCTTATAGTCTTTCCATACATAATGCCATCGTGGACGCTGGCAATGGCGTGGCTGGACTTTTTCAAAAACGAGCGTATAGGAGGTGCCCAAGGACTCTTCACCGCCTTAACTGGGATAGTAACTCCGGATTGGTTTGCGTATGGATTTTTTCCCATTGTGATGGTCTTGGGACTCCATTACATCCCATTTGCCTACATCCTTATAGGTGGCACTCTGAGAAACATGGATGCAAATTTGGAAGAAGCAGCTGTCATTTTGAAAACACCGCGTCTTAGGATCATTCGAAAGATAACCATTCCAATTGTTATGCCAGCAATGCTATCCACGCTGTTGCTGGTCTTCTCAAGTGGTATGAGTGCTTTTGCCGTTCCAGCTTTTCTCGGATCACCCGTGAGATACCAAGTGCTCACAACGCAATTGTTTAGAACCCTCAATGGTGTGAACCCTGGATATGGATACCTTATCGGTTTGTTCATGATAGGTGTGGGAACGTTGGTGCTTACCATAAATCAAATACTTTTGGGAAAGAGAAAATCTTTCACCACCGTCACTGGAAAATCATCTAACATATCACTCATAAATTTGAAAAAGGCCCGTTTTTCCATATCAATTGTCATTCTCGTCGCCTTGCTCTTGGTCACGGTAATTCCACTTGGAGTTTTTGCAATTCAATCGTTCTTGGTAGAACCCGGCAATTACCATCTGAGTAATTTCTCGAACATATTCTGGGTTGGAAAAGGAAGTCCGGATATAGCAAACGGAGAGCCGGGTATACTGAGAAACAAATACATATACATGGCACTTTGGAACAGTTTCGCACTTTCGCTCCTCGTGGCACTTATAGCTGGAAGCGTCGGGATCCTCGTCGGATACGCAGTTGTCAAAACACGTGGCAAACCTTTATCTAGCCTTCTGGACAAACTCGCCTTCTTTCCATATTTGATCCCATCGATGGCTTTCAGTGCCACGTACTTGTCTTTGTTTGCCGTACGGCGGGGCATAATTCCGCCCCTTTACGGAACGTTCTTGATATTGGTTCTTATAGGTTCTGTAAAATATTTGCCTTTTGCATCGCGTGCGGGAATAACTTCTCTTCTTCAAATAGGAAAAGAAATAGAAGAAGCGGCGATAATATTCGGAGTGCCGTGGTGGAAGCGTATGTTCAGCATCATAATTCCAATACAAAAACCGAGCTTCCTCTCTGGATTCCTTTTGCCATTCATTTCAAGTATGAGAGAACTATCTTTGTATATATTGTTGGTAACTCCATCTACGCAGGTCCTGACAACCATGTTGTTTAAGTACAACCAAAAAGGATGGACCCAATACGCCAACGCCATCGTTTTGTTGATCGTCGTTGTGGTACTTCTGTCTAACTTCATCATAAATAAAGTTACAGGCGCAAGCGTGGATAAAGGAATAGGAGGATAA
- a CDS encoding ABC transporter substrate-binding protein, with product MKWKEILVFAVITLLAVSLFAASASLIAAAKKEGKVVVYSISSRISNAAAAFEKKYGIKVEAYDLHDYELVEKVSKEAKTGVAGADFVIAQDAGRVFGELIKPGYVYTYMPEDMKSVIPAEFQDPLVFAFITKVFCYNSQTYTYPPVDNIWALTDPAWKGKFFFKDPFKEGVNMNFLTMVTSPEWSAKIAKAYEDYYGKPIHLTTPNAGYEWIKGILNNGLVMFTSDTKMSESVGVKGQNVKAIGLFAYTKVRYRTSKNLALMPIMGMEPFAGFYYPAYLLMVKNAKHPNAAKLFIEFLLTPEGFEPWHHSPGVYSSNPEISPFPGDNAFKIWKEILIGEDGNYIFNHRAEIEDFWGSFAY from the coding sequence ATGAAGTGGAAAGAAATTTTAGTCTTCGCAGTAATAACGTTGTTGGCGGTCTCGCTTTTTGCCGCATCAGCATCGTTGATTGCCGCAGCCAAAAAGGAGGGCAAAGTAGTCGTTTATTCGATTTCCAGCAGAATTTCAAACGCAGCAGCTGCCTTTGAAAAGAAATACGGTATCAAGGTTGAAGCGTACGATCTGCATGACTACGAATTAGTTGAAAAAGTTTCAAAGGAAGCAAAAACGGGTGTCGCCGGTGCTGATTTTGTTATAGCGCAAGACGCCGGGCGTGTTTTTGGTGAGCTCATTAAACCCGGTTACGTTTACACATACATGCCAGAAGACATGAAGTCCGTAATCCCAGCCGAATTCCAAGATCCGTTGGTATTCGCCTTCATAACCAAGGTTTTCTGCTACAATTCCCAAACTTACACCTACCCACCAGTGGATAACATCTGGGCTCTCACAGATCCAGCGTGGAAGGGTAAATTCTTCTTCAAAGATCCTTTCAAGGAAGGAGTTAACATGAACTTCCTTACCATGGTCACATCTCCTGAATGGTCAGCGAAAATAGCGAAAGCTTACGAAGACTATTACGGAAAACCAATCCATTTGACCACTCCTAACGCCGGTTACGAATGGATAAAAGGTATTTTGAACAACGGATTGGTTATGTTCACAAGTGATACGAAGATGTCTGAATCTGTTGGCGTCAAAGGGCAAAACGTGAAAGCCATAGGGCTTTTCGCTTACACCAAAGTGCGTTACAGAACTTCTAAGAATCTCGCTCTTATGCCGATCATGGGAATGGAACCTTTTGCCGGTTTCTACTATCCAGCTTACCTCTTGATGGTTAAGAATGCCAAGCACCCAAATGCTGCCAAGTTGTTCATAGAATTCTTGCTGACTCCGGAAGGCTTCGAACCGTGGCACCACTCACCAGGTGTTTACTCCTCGAATCCTGAAATTTCACCATTCCCAGGAGACAACGCCTTCAAAATCTGGAAAGAAATTCTCATTGGTGAAGATGGAAACTACATATTCAATCACAGAGCAGAAATTGAAGATTTCTGGGGCAGTTTTGCCTATTAA
- a CDS encoding IS110 family transposase — translation MHILAVDVSKDSLSYYSDFASGMIENSPEAISLLYSLAQSSGYEYMLVCKSTGAYSQPLMDFFHSKHVPTYYVPTNVLTLTKKMKFPENDKLDAQIIFKAAEEFSEKLIPFQTFDELISQLRGLTRQRFNLSHSIVSLKLRLLSLVFKYFPDMKFDFKATHSYFLKNYLVEKAVQMDFNNMASLICEISNQKLNVNEFANKLKDASRDNMESSSSSQDPLKLAINLTLDNVNSQVEQLRILDEEIEKFMEKIPQTLTTIPGMDTITAAGIISEISDIRKFASSSKLASYVGIVQFSSKNDSYQSQEKSQESQMAKKGNKYLRYYILSATNAISKIDPTFKNYYQKKYNEVDDNPDSRAVVLTAKKLVGVIYSMMTNGEKYKPQEPR, via the coding sequence ATGCATATATTGGCCGTGGATGTTTCCAAAGATTCTTTGAGTTACTATTCAGATTTTGCATCCGGAATGATTGAAAATTCACCAGAAGCTATCTCCCTACTCTATTCTCTTGCCCAAAGTTCAGGCTATGAGTACATGCTCGTGTGTAAATCAACTGGAGCCTATTCTCAACCTTTAATGGACTTTTTCCATTCAAAGCATGTTCCAACTTACTACGTTCCCACCAACGTTTTAACTCTTACGAAAAAGATGAAGTTTCCAGAAAATGACAAGTTAGACGCTCAAATTATTTTCAAAGCAGCTGAAGAGTTTTCTGAAAAACTCATTCCTTTTCAGACTTTCGATGAGCTTATAAGCCAACTTAGAGGCCTTACAAGGCAAAGATTCAATCTTTCTCATAGCATCGTAAGCCTCAAATTGCGTCTTCTCTCACTTGTCTTTAAGTACTTTCCTGACATGAAGTTCGATTTCAAAGCAACTCACTCATATTTTCTCAAAAATTACCTTGTGGAAAAAGCCGTTCAAATGGACTTCAACAATATGGCTTCACTTATATGCGAGATATCTAACCAAAAGCTCAATGTAAATGAATTTGCCAACAAACTGAAGGATGCTTCCAGGGATAACATGGAATCAAGTTCTTCTTCACAGGACCCTCTGAAATTGGCCATTAATCTTACCCTAGATAACGTTAACTCCCAAGTCGAACAACTCCGTATCCTTGACGAAGAAATAGAAAAGTTCATGGAGAAGATACCTCAAACACTCACAACAATTCCCGGTATGGATACGATAACAGCTGCTGGGATCATCTCTGAAATATCTGACATTAGAAAATTCGCTTCATCGTCTAAACTTGCCAGTTATGTGGGCATAGTGCAATTTTCATCCAAGAACGATTCTTACCAATCTCAAGAAAAATCTCAAGAAAGCCAGATGGCTAAAAAAGGAAATAAGTACCTCAGGTATTACATCTTAAGTGCTACGAATGCGATATCAAAGATTGACCCTACATTTAAAAATTATTACCAGAAGAAATACAACGAAGTTGACGATAACCCAGATAGTAGAGCTGTAGTTTTAACTGCAAAGAAGCTGGTAGGCGTCATCTATTCCATGATGACAAATGGAGAAAAATATAAACCACAAGAACCGAGGTAG
- the mggS gene encoding mannosylglucosylglycerate synthase translates to MKIALMHYRAGLMDGVSLEMEKWKSVLESMGHEVHMVAGNVSPAVDVYIKEMGFEDEKYHWINHNAFEKLEAPKQEVLNAIEGKAKEIEMLFDEHLSSYDLLIPNNIWSLGAYLPSAIALARYARKTEKKFIAHNHDFWWERDYFLNYTFEEIGNMLEEYCPPDLPNVKHVVINEKAKEAMKRRKGLEATVVPNVMNFDAPPFVSEKLNEGVRKYFNISAGDIVFLQATRITPRKAIELAIDLIGEFKKAVKNYVGHKMYNNQEFSGRVLLAFSGMCEDNTEWYRDELYDYAKEKGVEVLNMYGSVEEKKWSFWDLYSIADMVTYPSILEGWGNQLLEAIMAKKPVALFEYEIFKSDIKPSGLEYVNLGDVFTKKGDFVKIKPEILEKGAKECLKILFDKEVYEKMVEKNFKIGREFFGYATLKKLIEEIMQK, encoded by the coding sequence GTGAAAATAGCCCTTATGCATTACAGAGCTGGACTCATGGATGGTGTATCCCTCGAAATGGAAAAGTGGAAAAGCGTGTTGGAAAGTATGGGACATGAAGTACACATGGTGGCTGGGAACGTCTCACCGGCCGTAGATGTGTACATCAAAGAAATGGGATTTGAAGATGAAAAATACCACTGGATAAATCATAACGCCTTCGAAAAACTGGAAGCGCCAAAGCAAGAGGTGCTAAACGCAATTGAGGGCAAAGCAAAAGAAATTGAAATGCTCTTCGACGAACACCTTTCTTCTTACGATCTTCTTATTCCTAACAATATTTGGTCGTTGGGTGCCTACTTGCCAAGTGCAATCGCGTTAGCTCGATATGCGAGAAAAACGGAGAAAAAGTTCATAGCGCATAACCATGATTTTTGGTGGGAAAGGGATTATTTCTTGAATTACACCTTTGAAGAAATCGGAAATATGCTTGAAGAATACTGCCCTCCAGACTTACCAAACGTAAAACATGTCGTGATAAACGAAAAAGCAAAAGAGGCTATGAAAAGAAGAAAAGGCCTGGAAGCAACCGTGGTTCCAAACGTGATGAACTTTGACGCTCCACCCTTCGTAAGCGAGAAACTTAACGAAGGCGTGAGAAAATACTTCAACATAAGCGCGGGAGACATCGTCTTTTTACAGGCGACTCGTATAACACCGCGAAAAGCGATAGAGCTTGCCATAGATCTGATTGGAGAATTCAAAAAAGCGGTAAAAAACTACGTCGGCCATAAAATGTACAACAATCAGGAATTTTCAGGCAGGGTATTGCTCGCCTTTTCCGGCATGTGTGAAGACAACACGGAATGGTATAGGGATGAGCTTTACGATTACGCAAAAGAAAAAGGCGTGGAAGTTTTGAACATGTACGGATCTGTTGAAGAGAAAAAATGGAGCTTTTGGGATCTCTACAGCATAGCCGATATGGTAACTTATCCATCCATACTTGAAGGATGGGGAAACCAGTTGTTGGAAGCCATAATGGCAAAAAAGCCTGTGGCACTATTTGAGTACGAGATATTCAAAAGCGATATAAAACCCTCAGGCTTGGAATATGTAAACCTTGGGGATGTTTTTACCAAGAAAGGTGATTTTGTAAAAATAAAGCCAGAAATTCTGGAAAAAGGCGCCAAAGAATGCTTAAAAATACTTTTTGACAAAGAAGTTTACGAAAAGATGGTGGAAAAGAATTTCAAAATTGGCAGAGAATTCTTTGGATACGCCACGTTGAAAAAATTGATAGAAGAAATTATGCAGAAGTGA
- a CDS encoding ABC transporter ATP-binding protein, which translates to MATLELIKLSKRYGKKVWGAKDINLKVNDGEFVVFLGPSGCGKTTTLRMIAGLEEVTEGKILIDNKDVTELEPRKREISMVFQSYAVWPHMTVYDNIAFPLKLKKYPKDEIDKNVKMVAEMVNISPYLKRFPRQLSGGQRQRVALARALVVKPLIFLMDEPLSNLDAKLRVRMRTELKAIHYKTGATTIFVTHDQSEAMSMADRIVIMKDGHIIQVGTPDDVYFDSANTFVAGFIGTPPTNFLKVEIEVKDGETYLQNESIRYKIDDKMKSILTNYGKKQIILGVRPEGMKIVDDKENAVFTKKILVVEPQGSHQVVAIDLNGEIVKIVAPSFPKYKAGDVVSVDFNPRHVMFFDVETQQRVKEG; encoded by the coding sequence ATGGCGACTCTTGAACTTATAAAGTTATCTAAAAGGTACGGAAAAAAAGTTTGGGGAGCAAAAGACATTAACTTGAAAGTTAACGATGGGGAATTCGTGGTATTCCTTGGACCTTCCGGTTGTGGCAAAACCACCACTTTAAGGATGATAGCAGGATTAGAAGAGGTTACGGAAGGGAAAATCCTCATCGACAACAAAGATGTAACCGAACTTGAGCCAAGGAAGAGGGAAATCAGCATGGTGTTCCAGAGCTACGCCGTCTGGCCTCATATGACGGTGTACGACAACATAGCTTTCCCCTTAAAATTGAAAAAATATCCCAAGGATGAGATAGATAAGAACGTTAAAATGGTTGCAGAAATGGTGAATATATCTCCGTATTTAAAAAGATTCCCACGTCAGCTTTCCGGAGGACAAAGGCAAAGGGTAGCCTTGGCGCGTGCCCTTGTGGTAAAACCCTTGATATTCCTAATGGATGAGCCTTTATCCAATCTGGACGCTAAGCTTCGTGTTCGCATGAGAACCGAACTCAAAGCGATACATTACAAAACGGGGGCCACGACCATCTTTGTCACCCACGATCAATCGGAAGCCATGAGCATGGCCGACAGGATCGTGATCATGAAAGATGGCCATATAATCCAGGTTGGAACACCCGATGACGTGTATTTTGACAGTGCAAACACGTTCGTTGCAGGTTTTATAGGGACACCTCCCACTAACTTTTTAAAAGTGGAAATTGAAGTAAAAGACGGAGAGACGTACTTGCAAAACGAATCCATTCGTTATAAAATTGATGACAAAATGAAAAGCATCCTTACAAATTACGGGAAGAAGCAAATAATTTTAGGCGTAAGACCAGAGGGTATGAAGATAGTCGATGACAAAGAGAACGCCGTATTCACAAAGAAAATCCTCGTGGTTGAGCCTCAAGGTTCGCACCAAGTGGTGGCGATAGATCTTAACGGGGAAATAGTTAAAATAGTTGCCCCTTCATTCCCGAAATACAAAGCTGGTGATGTTGTAAGCGTCGACTTCAACCCGCGCCACGTGATGTTTTTCGATGTTGAAACCCAACAAAGAGTAAAGGAAGGATAA
- a CDS encoding ABC transporter permease subunit, which translates to MMHRKVKKTIYSTLFYIVVAGIILVILTPIYFLTNISLMSDQEAYDWPIALYPSFVNKFKLELVEGKYLLSVYSNSLGDYTTIVETSDFDNLQKLTDRKTNSKIPKDLFLKEVEKAKALTSKNATEINTLRSQYKKLTTKIRHANIEIAQFKEKLSMLKGMQGMEDVKKSFQEKLNKAIKDREKLKEESKTLESKLFEIASVSFSVPKNLLENYITFFKVTTDAIPALIRSIEVALLTVTISLIIGGMAGYAFARYFFKGKNILKLSVLFVRMFPGISIAIPMVIILAGMGFYDKPIGLSLVYSIGQIGLTTWITASIFMGIPVELEEAAMIFGTTRTGAFLHITLPLAIPGLAASAMYAFIGSWSETAQAIVLTQFHPTFPVVVYQTLVGAKGLINLTAAGGMAMAIPAIIFTLIIRRYILQMWGGVTV; encoded by the coding sequence ATGATGCATAGGAAGGTAAAGAAAACCATCTATTCCACGCTTTTTTACATCGTGGTAGCCGGAATAATACTTGTGATACTCACGCCTATCTACTTCTTGACAAACATCTCCCTTATGTCGGACCAGGAAGCGTACGATTGGCCCATAGCTCTTTATCCCAGTTTTGTCAACAAATTCAAGCTGGAATTGGTAGAAGGCAAATATTTGTTAAGCGTGTACAGCAATTCGCTTGGTGATTACACCACCATCGTTGAAACGAGCGATTTTGATAACTTGCAGAAGCTCACGGATCGAAAGACCAACAGTAAGATACCCAAAGATCTGTTCTTGAAAGAAGTGGAAAAAGCAAAAGCCCTTACCTCTAAAAACGCGACGGAGATAAACACTTTGAGATCGCAATACAAGAAGCTTACCACAAAGATTCGCCACGCGAACATCGAAATCGCACAATTTAAGGAAAAGCTTTCCATGTTAAAAGGTATGCAAGGCATGGAAGACGTGAAAAAATCGTTCCAGGAAAAACTGAACAAAGCCATAAAAGATAGAGAAAAACTCAAAGAAGAAAGCAAAACTTTAGAATCAAAGCTCTTTGAAATTGCAAGCGTGTCATTTTCTGTACCCAAAAATCTGCTAGAAAATTACATCACCTTTTTCAAAGTTACAACCGATGCCATACCGGCTTTGATCAGAAGCATCGAAGTCGCGCTTCTTACGGTGACAATTTCCCTTATCATCGGAGGAATGGCAGGTTATGCCTTTGCCAGATACTTCTTCAAAGGCAAAAACATATTAAAGCTGAGTGTGCTCTTTGTAAGGATGTTCCCGGGTATTTCCATAGCAATACCAATGGTTATCATATTGGCAGGAATGGGGTTTTACGATAAGCCCATCGGGTTGTCGCTTGTCTATTCCATAGGGCAAATCGGTTTGACAACCTGGATAACGGCAAGCATCTTCATGGGAATACCAGTTGAACTTGAAGAGGCGGCCATGATCTTTGGAACCACCAGAACAGGTGCATTTCTTCATATAACTTTGCCACTTGCGATTCCCGGTTTGGCCGCAAGCGCGATGTATGCCTTTATCGGCAGCTGGTCGGAAACAGCGCAAGCCATCGTCCTAACACAATTCCATCCAACTTTTCCCGTGGTGGTGTATCAAACGCTTGTTGGAGCAAAAGGGCTTATAAATCTTACCGCCGCTGGTGGTATGGCAATGGCCATACCCGCAATCATCTTTACGTTGATAATAAGACGCTACATCCTGCAGATGTGGGGTGGAGTAACAGTATGA
- a CDS encoding carbohydrate ABC transporter permease: MLISPTIVYYIIFWARPVVTAFIYSFLDASNKFTFHNYQVIFKDPNFKSALINTSIFVLISVTIEFLISLGLALVINKKFKGANILLSIALIPMALPAVAVGAIWTSGFSTYGWVNSLLYRLGLISANGKIAFLAGNDFQSLMLIILIDAWQVIPFMMIILLAGLQTLSKDAVEAGYIFGGTKFTVLRKITLPMLKPSIQTAIILRMISAIQVWLIIVMIYGFRRIPVLLEEVIFYQKELRGYYSVALAYSVIVAVIVSIVSIIYLKVSGAFKGEEA, translated from the coding sequence TTGCTTATTTCTCCTACGATCGTGTATTACATCATCTTTTGGGCAAGACCGGTGGTAACGGCTTTTATATACAGTTTCCTGGATGCCAGCAACAAGTTTACCTTTCATAATTATCAAGTCATATTTAAAGACCCGAATTTCAAAAGCGCCTTGATCAACACATCCATATTCGTGCTTATTTCCGTAACGATTGAATTCCTTATTTCCCTTGGGCTGGCCCTTGTGATAAACAAAAAGTTCAAGGGGGCAAACATCTTGCTTTCCATAGCGCTTATCCCGATGGCACTTCCAGCTGTTGCCGTCGGCGCCATATGGACGAGCGGATTTTCGACGTATGGATGGGTGAACAGCTTGTTGTACAGATTGGGGCTCATCTCCGCGAATGGGAAAATTGCTTTCTTAGCTGGAAATGATTTTCAATCTTTGATGTTGATCATATTGATAGATGCTTGGCAGGTCATACCTTTCATGATGATCATCTTACTTGCAGGCTTACAAACATTATCTAAAGATGCAGTAGAGGCTGGATACATCTTCGGAGGAACGAAATTCACCGTTTTGAGAAAAATCACCCTTCCAATGTTGAAACCCAGCATACAAACTGCCATCATATTGAGAATGATTTCAGCAATACAGGTATGGCTTATCATCGTCATGATTTACGGCTTTAGGCGCATCCCAGTTCTGCTTGAAGAGGTCATATTCTATCAAAAAGAGCTGAGAGGATATTACAGTGTTGCCCTTGCCTATTCTGTCATAGTTGCGGTGATAGTTTCCATAGTTTCTATCATATATTTGAAAGTTTCAGGGGCTTTTAAAGGAGAAGAAGCATGA